A single window of Oerskovia paurometabola DNA harbors:
- a CDS encoding alpha-galactosidase: MTTQQPLLGLILRSGGVMLALDLADGALPSIVHWGADPGPLDEEGFDALRRTAVLPVGASEVDVPVRIAILPEHARGWMGTPGVSGSRAGTAWSPLWRTTSALLDGRELLAPTAPRLVEQGSGALVVNAVDDAAELRLTLTVELSVAGVARLRAEVENTGDSPYQLDQVLLSMPTPPVASEILDLAGRWGGERAPQRSTVTVGTHRREGRRGRTGLDAATVLSVGTPGFGFGHGEVWGVHTGWSGNHVHQVERVLSGEQLIGGGELLLPGEVRLARGERYTSPWVYGIYGAGLDDAARRMHRHLRARPQHPRTPRPVTLNVWEAVYFDHDVDTLRDLADRAAELGVERFVLDDGWFGGRRNDRAGLGDWFVSPDVWPEGLHPLVDHVRGLGLQFGLWFEPEMINVDSELARAHPEWIMATGGRLPVESRHQQVLDLGIPECYAHVRDAMCAILDEYDIAYIKWDHNRDLVDAGSGPDGRPGVHEQTLAFYRLVDELRSRYPGLEIESCSSGGGRVDLGVLERTDRVWASDDNDPLERQQINRWTGQLVPPEMIGAHVASGASHTTGRVQSLSFRAITALFGHLGVEWDLRAASAAERAELAGWIAFYKEHRALLHGGEVVRLDHPDTSLTLHGVVAPDGSEAVYAYVSLTRAAVASPGRVRLPGLERGGTYRVEPVLVGGLPDGADPAPWWAGGAVTLSGAVLATVGVVMPALRPEQAVLIRARRVADAAGEDTPGSAG, encoded by the coding sequence ATGACCACCCAGCAACCACTCCTCGGCCTGATCCTGCGCTCCGGTGGAGTCATGCTCGCGCTGGACCTCGCAGACGGCGCCCTGCCCTCGATCGTGCACTGGGGTGCAGACCCCGGGCCGCTCGACGAAGAAGGCTTCGACGCGCTGCGGCGGACCGCGGTCCTGCCCGTCGGTGCGAGCGAGGTCGACGTCCCGGTGCGGATCGCGATCCTGCCGGAGCACGCGCGCGGTTGGATGGGCACCCCAGGAGTCAGCGGGTCCCGGGCGGGCACGGCCTGGTCGCCGCTCTGGCGCACAACGTCCGCGCTGCTCGACGGGCGCGAGCTGCTCGCACCGACGGCTCCTCGTCTCGTCGAGCAGGGGAGTGGTGCGCTCGTCGTGAACGCCGTCGACGACGCCGCCGAGCTGAGACTGACCCTCACCGTCGAGCTGTCGGTCGCGGGGGTCGCGCGCCTGCGCGCCGAGGTCGAGAACACGGGGGACAGCCCCTACCAGCTCGACCAGGTCCTGCTCAGCATGCCCACCCCGCCCGTGGCGAGCGAGATCCTCGACCTGGCCGGTCGGTGGGGCGGCGAACGTGCACCGCAACGCAGCACGGTGACGGTCGGGACCCATCGTCGAGAAGGTCGACGCGGTCGTACCGGGCTCGACGCGGCGACCGTGCTCTCGGTCGGCACGCCCGGGTTCGGCTTCGGTCACGGTGAGGTCTGGGGGGTGCACACCGGGTGGTCCGGCAACCACGTCCACCAGGTCGAGCGGGTCCTGAGCGGCGAACAGCTGATCGGTGGCGGCGAGCTGCTGCTGCCCGGAGAGGTGCGCCTCGCCCGGGGGGAGCGGTACACGAGCCCGTGGGTCTACGGCATCTACGGAGCCGGCCTGGACGACGCCGCGCGGCGCATGCACCGGCACCTGCGCGCCCGCCCGCAGCACCCTCGCACGCCCCGCCCCGTCACGCTCAACGTGTGGGAGGCCGTCTACTTCGACCACGACGTCGACACCCTGCGAGACCTCGCCGATCGTGCGGCAGAGCTCGGCGTCGAGCGATTCGTGCTCGACGACGGCTGGTTCGGAGGCCGGCGCAACGACCGTGCCGGTCTGGGCGACTGGTTCGTCTCGCCGGACGTCTGGCCCGAGGGGCTGCACCCGCTCGTCGATCACGTGCGAGGACTGGGCCTGCAGTTCGGGCTGTGGTTCGAGCCCGAGATGATCAACGTCGACTCCGAGCTCGCACGCGCACACCCGGAGTGGATCATGGCGACGGGCGGACGCCTGCCCGTCGAGTCACGCCACCAGCAGGTCCTCGACCTCGGGATCCCCGAGTGCTACGCCCACGTCCGTGACGCCATGTGCGCGATCCTCGACGAGTACGACATCGCGTACATCAAGTGGGACCACAACCGCGACCTGGTCGACGCGGGATCGGGACCCGACGGCCGCCCTGGCGTGCACGAGCAGACGCTCGCCTTCTACCGGCTCGTCGATGAGCTGAGGTCGCGCTACCCGGGTCTCGAGATCGAGTCGTGCTCCTCGGGGGGCGGCCGGGTCGACCTCGGTGTCCTCGAACGCACCGACCGCGTCTGGGCGTCCGACGACAACGACCCCCTCGAGCGCCAGCAGATCAACCGGTGGACGGGTCAGCTCGTGCCGCCCGAGATGATCGGGGCGCACGTCGCGTCGGGCGCCTCGCACACGACCGGGAGGGTCCAGTCCCTGTCGTTCCGCGCGATCACCGCCCTGTTCGGGCATCTCGGCGTGGAGTGGGACCTGCGAGCGGCGAGCGCCGCGGAACGTGCCGAGCTCGCCGGGTGGATCGCCTTCTACAAGGAGCACCGTGCGCTGCTGCACGGTGGTGAGGTCGTGCGCCTCGACCACCCGGACACCTCGCTCACCCTCCACGGCGTCGTGGCCCCGGACGGGTCGGAGGCGGTGTACGCGTACGTGTCCCTCACGCGTGCCGCGGTGGCGAGCCCAGGACGTGTCCGGCTCCCCGGGCTCGAGCGTGGCGGGACCTACCGCGTCGAGCCCGTTCTCGTCGGCGGCCTCCCCGACGGTGCCGACCCGGCGCCGTGGTGGGCGGGCGGGGCGGTCACGCTGAGCGGGGCGGTCCTCGCCACGGTCGGCGTGGTCATGCCCGCGCTCCGGCCCGAGCAGGCCGTCCTGATCCGCGCGCGGCGCGTCGCCGACGCTGCCGGTGAAGACACGCCGGGGTCGGCAGGGTGA
- a CDS encoding LacI family DNA-binding transcriptional regulator, with protein MRPSSNTPSGADSPARPRASINDVAKHAGVSAQTVSRVANGQTNVRPATRERVQASMRALGYRPNSAARNLKSGRFRSIGFVTFNLATLGTERTLNAIAEASEAAGYTTTLLPVKDPTQIDVAGAFSRLEEQAVDGIILVMSAKIDSLDELKLTAGLPLVIVDSDANLPYTIVDTDQEQGAQIALQHLLDLGHRDIVHISGPSTSFSAKRRAAAYRQIMFDAGLPAHPVLVGDWTASSGLALTRELLASAQPPTAVFAANDQMALGAMHAIHEHGWSVPADVSVVGFDDTDDAASYWPALTTVHQNFDAVGRQATRLLLSIIDGEPSETQKILIPTRLVVRESTGPVRRA; from the coding sequence ATGAGGCCCTCATCGAACACACCGTCCGGAGCCGACTCTCCTGCCCGGCCCCGCGCCTCGATCAACGACGTCGCGAAGCATGCCGGTGTCTCCGCGCAGACCGTCTCGCGCGTCGCGAACGGACAGACGAACGTCAGACCGGCGACCCGTGAACGGGTGCAGGCGTCGATGCGGGCCCTCGGATACCGGCCCAACAGCGCGGCACGCAACCTGAAGTCGGGCCGGTTCCGCAGCATCGGGTTCGTCACCTTCAACCTCGCCACGCTCGGCACCGAGCGCACGCTCAACGCCATCGCCGAGGCCTCCGAGGCCGCCGGGTACACGACCACGCTGCTGCCGGTCAAGGATCCGACGCAGATCGACGTCGCGGGCGCCTTCAGCCGGCTCGAGGAGCAGGCCGTCGACGGCATCATCCTCGTGATGTCGGCCAAGATCGACTCGCTCGACGAGCTCAAGCTCACGGCCGGCCTGCCCCTGGTGATCGTCGACTCCGACGCCAACCTTCCCTACACGATCGTCGACACCGACCAGGAGCAGGGCGCCCAGATCGCGCTGCAGCACCTGCTCGACCTCGGGCACCGCGACATCGTGCACATCTCCGGCCCCTCGACCTCCTTCTCGGCCAAGCGCCGAGCCGCGGCCTACCGCCAGATCATGTTCGACGCCGGGCTCCCCGCCCACCCGGTCCTCGTCGGTGACTGGACGGCGAGCTCGGGGCTCGCGCTCACGCGCGAGCTCCTCGCCTCCGCGCAGCCACCGACCGCGGTGTTCGCCGCCAACGACCAGATGGCGCTCGGCGCGATGCACGCGATCCACGAGCACGGCTGGAGCGTTCCTGCCGACGTCAGCGTGGTCGGCTTCGACGACACCGACGACGCGGCATCGTACTGGCCGGCGCTCACCACCGTGCACCAGAACTTCGACGCCGTGGGCCGGCAGGCGACGAGGCTCCTGCTCTCGATCATCGACGGCGAACCGAGCGAGACGCAGAAGATCCTGATCCCGACCCGGCTCGTCGTCCGCGAGAGCACCGGCCCCGTGCGCCGCGCCTAG
- a CDS encoding glycoside hydrolase family 35 protein has product MPSFAVGETDFLLDAAPFRILSGALHYFRVHQDQWSDRIRKARLMGLNTIETYVPWNEHAPVRGEFRTDGLLDLGRFLDLVHAEGMRAIVRPGPYICAEWHDGGLPGWLVADPTITLRSSDPAYLEAIAEYLEEVYAIVRPRQIQHGGPVVLVQIENEYGAYGADREYLRRLTSMTRDLGIDVPLTTVDQPSDEMLANGSLDELHRTASFGSRATERLATLRRHQPTGPLMCSEFWCGWFDSWGEIHHTSSAEESARELDEMLAAGASVNVYMFHGGTNFGFTNGANDKGTYRPIVTSYDYDAPLAEDGTPTEKYWRLREVIARYAPVPEERPEVRRDAPVLGVRFDQSVPLRSVPVIDAQPFDHLPDATELGSTRGFTCYSTTVEHGGLLTFSEVRDRAQVFLDGALVGTLDRELHERMLPLPSRASGELTVLVENLGGVNYGPRLGEAKGLIGPVTLDGVEITTWVAGGVHLEDLEPIRDALSRADDGGDVVVGAPSPAVCGPAFARGSFVLDEAADLHLDLRGWGKGVLWVNGVNLGRYWSRGPQRTSYVPAPVTRAGENEVLVFETIGAASATAQFVARPELGPTEA; this is encoded by the coding sequence ATGCCCAGCTTCGCCGTCGGCGAGACCGACTTCCTTCTCGACGCCGCGCCCTTCCGGATCCTCTCGGGTGCCCTGCACTACTTCCGCGTGCACCAGGACCAGTGGAGCGACCGGATCCGCAAGGCGCGTCTCATGGGACTCAACACGATCGAGACGTACGTGCCGTGGAACGAGCACGCGCCGGTACGGGGCGAGTTCCGGACCGACGGCCTGCTGGACCTGGGCCGCTTCCTCGACCTCGTGCACGCCGAGGGCATGCGCGCCATCGTGCGTCCGGGGCCGTACATCTGCGCCGAGTGGCACGACGGCGGGCTCCCCGGGTGGCTCGTCGCCGACCCGACGATCACGCTGCGTTCGAGCGATCCGGCGTACCTCGAGGCCATCGCCGAGTACCTCGAAGAGGTCTACGCGATCGTCCGGCCGCGACAGATCCAGCACGGCGGACCTGTCGTCCTCGTGCAGATCGAGAACGAGTACGGCGCGTACGGCGCCGACCGGGAGTACCTGCGGCGTCTGACGTCGATGACCCGCGACCTCGGGATCGACGTGCCGCTGACCACGGTCGACCAGCCGAGCGACGAGATGCTCGCCAACGGCAGCCTCGACGAGCTGCACCGGACCGCCTCGTTCGGTTCGCGGGCGACCGAGCGGCTCGCCACCCTGCGCCGGCACCAGCCGACGGGGCCGTTGATGTGCTCGGAGTTCTGGTGCGGTTGGTTCGACAGCTGGGGCGAGATCCACCACACGTCGTCCGCCGAGGAGTCGGCACGCGAGCTCGACGAGATGCTCGCGGCGGGGGCCTCCGTGAACGTCTACATGTTCCACGGCGGCACGAACTTCGGGTTCACGAACGGCGCCAACGACAAGGGCACCTATCGGCCCATCGTGACCTCGTACGACTACGACGCGCCGCTCGCCGAGGACGGCACCCCGACCGAGAAGTACTGGCGTCTTCGCGAGGTGATCGCGAGGTACGCGCCCGTGCCCGAGGAGCGTCCCGAGGTCCGGCGTGATGCTCCGGTGCTCGGTGTCCGCTTCGACCAGAGCGTGCCGCTGCGGTCGGTCCCGGTGATCGACGCGCAGCCCTTCGACCACCTTCCCGACGCGACCGAGCTCGGCTCGACCCGGGGCTTCACCTGCTACTCGACGACGGTCGAGCACGGGGGGCTCCTCACGTTCTCCGAGGTGCGGGACCGTGCCCAGGTCTTCCTCGACGGCGCGCTCGTCGGGACGCTCGACCGTGAGCTCCACGAGCGGATGCTGCCTCTGCCGAGCCGTGCCAGCGGCGAGCTCACCGTCCTCGTCGAGAATCTCGGCGGCGTGAACTACGGGCCACGGCTCGGCGAGGCGAAGGGCCTGATCGGTCCGGTCACCCTCGACGGCGTGGAGATCACCACCTGGGTCGCAGGGGGCGTGCATCTCGAGGATCTCGAGCCGATCCGGGACGCGCTGTCCCGCGCCGACGACGGAGGGGACGTCGTCGTCGGCGCGCCGAGCCCGGCGGTCTGCGGACCCGCGTTCGCCCGCGGTTCGTTCGTGCTGGACGAGGCCGCCGACCTCCACCTCGACCTGCGAGGTTGGGGAAAGGGCGTCCTGTGGGTGAACGGCGTCAACCTGGGCCGCTACTGGAGCCGGGGTCCGCAGCGCACCTCGTACGTGCCTGCGCCCGTGACCAGGGCCGGGGAGAACGAGGTGCTGGTCTTCGAGACGATCGGTGCCGCGTCGGCCACCGCGCAGTTCGTCGCGCGTCCCGAGCTGGGACCGACCGAGGCATGA